Proteins encoded within one genomic window of Chrysemys picta bellii isolate R12L10 chromosome 6, ASM1138683v2, whole genome shotgun sequence:
- the LPAR1 gene encoding lysophosphatidic acid receptor 1 isoform X5: protein MADPSALVPSSMMSLPQSTVMSEPQCYYNENIAFFYNRSGKYLATEWNTVSKLVMGLGITVCIFIMLANLLVMVAIYVNRRFHFPIYYLMANLAAADFFAGLAYFYLMFNTGPNTRRLTVSTWLLRQGLIDTSLTASVANLLAIAIERHITVFRMQLHTRMSNRRVVVVIVVIWTMAIVMGAIPSVGWNCICDITHCSNMAPLYSDSYLVFWAVFNLVTFLVMVVLYAHIFGYVRQRTMRMSRHSSGPRRNRDTMMSLLKTVVIVLGISVQQRKTHSWSPGSGILPSPSPRPEVSDEATQQSKPRKPKSAGVGQPQVSSCCVDIP, encoded by the exons ATGGCAGACCCGTCTGCTTTGGTGCCCTCCTCAATGATGTCGCTACCACAG tCCACAGTCATGAGTGAACCCCAGTGCTACTACAATGAAAACATTGCCTTCTTTTATAACCGGAGTGGAAAATACTTAGCCACTGAATGGAACACTGTCAGCAAGCTTGTGATGGGACTGGGTATTACCGTCTGTATCTTCATAATGCTGGCCAATCTCTTAGTTATGGTGGCTATTTATGTCAACCGCCGCTTCCACTTTCCTATTTATTACTTAATGGCGAACTTAGCTGCTGCAGACTTCTTTGCAGGGCTGGCCTACTTTTACCTAATGTTTAACACGGGACCAAACACTAGAAGATTGACTGTAAGCACCTGGCTTCTTCGCCAGGGTCTCATTGACACTAGCCTGACGGCCTCTGTAGCCAATTTGCTGGCCATTGCTATTGAGAGGCACATTACGGTCTTCCGAATGCAGCTGCATACTCGGATGAGCAACCGACGAGTGGTGGTAGTAATTGTTGTCATCTGGACTATGGCCATTGTGATGGGTGCTATACCAAGTGTCGGCTGGAACTGTATCTGTGATATCACTCACTGCTCCAATATGGCGCCACTCTATAGTGACTCTTACTTGGTTTTCTGGGCTGTTTTCAACCTGGTCACTTTTTTGGTTATGGTGGTCCTATATGCTCATATCTTTGGGTATGTCCGCCAAAGGACTATGAGAATGTCCAGACACAGTTCTGGGCCCCGCAGAAATCGGGACACCATGATGAGTCTCCTGAAGACCGTGGTCATTGTGCTTG GTATATCtgtacagcaaagaaaaacccacagctggagcccgggctctgggatcctcccatctCCCAGCCCGAGACCAGAAGTCAGCGATGAAGCAACCCAGCAGTccaagccccgcaagcccaaatcagctggcgtgggccagccgcaggtgtctagttgctgtgtagacataccctaa
- the LPAR1 gene encoding lysophosphatidic acid receptor 1 isoform X4: MADPSALVPSSMMSLPQVIESTVMSEPQCYYNENIAFFYNRSGKYLATEWNTVSKLVMGLGITVCIFIMLANLLVMVAIYVNRRFHFPIYYLMANLAAADFFAGLAYFYLMFNTGPNTRRLTVSTWLLRQGLIDTSLTASVANLLAIAIERHITVFRMQLHTRMSNRRVVVVIVVIWTMAIVMGAIPSVGWNCICDITHCSNMAPLYSDSYLVFWAVFNLVTFLVMVVLYAHIFGYVRQRTMRMSRHSSGPRRNRDTMMSLLKTVVIVLGISVQQRKTHSWSPGSGILPSPSPRPEVSDEATQQSKPRKPKSAGVGQPQVSSCCVDIP; the protein is encoded by the exons ATGGCAGACCCGTCTGCTTTGGTGCCCTCCTCAATGATGTCGCTACCACAGGTAATTGAG tCCACAGTCATGAGTGAACCCCAGTGCTACTACAATGAAAACATTGCCTTCTTTTATAACCGGAGTGGAAAATACTTAGCCACTGAATGGAACACTGTCAGCAAGCTTGTGATGGGACTGGGTATTACCGTCTGTATCTTCATAATGCTGGCCAATCTCTTAGTTATGGTGGCTATTTATGTCAACCGCCGCTTCCACTTTCCTATTTATTACTTAATGGCGAACTTAGCTGCTGCAGACTTCTTTGCAGGGCTGGCCTACTTTTACCTAATGTTTAACACGGGACCAAACACTAGAAGATTGACTGTAAGCACCTGGCTTCTTCGCCAGGGTCTCATTGACACTAGCCTGACGGCCTCTGTAGCCAATTTGCTGGCCATTGCTATTGAGAGGCACATTACGGTCTTCCGAATGCAGCTGCATACTCGGATGAGCAACCGACGAGTGGTGGTAGTAATTGTTGTCATCTGGACTATGGCCATTGTGATGGGTGCTATACCAAGTGTCGGCTGGAACTGTATCTGTGATATCACTCACTGCTCCAATATGGCGCCACTCTATAGTGACTCTTACTTGGTTTTCTGGGCTGTTTTCAACCTGGTCACTTTTTTGGTTATGGTGGTCCTATATGCTCATATCTTTGGGTATGTCCGCCAAAGGACTATGAGAATGTCCAGACACAGTTCTGGGCCCCGCAGAAATCGGGACACCATGATGAGTCTCCTGAAGACCGTGGTCATTGTGCTTG GTATATCtgtacagcaaagaaaaacccacagctggagcccgggctctgggatcctcccatctCCCAGCCCGAGACCAGAAGTCAGCGATGAAGCAACCCAGCAGTccaagccccgcaagcccaaatcagctggcgtgggccagccgcaggtgtctagttgctgtgtagacataccctaa